The Microcaecilia unicolor chromosome 3, aMicUni1.1, whole genome shotgun sequence nucleotide sequence aaacccaggactagtTCAATCCTGCCAGGCAAATCTGGATCAAGCTGGCAACCATACCTTGGTCTTACTCAGTATCTTGCATTCTTATGCTCCTTCTAGGGCATGGCAACTGTTAGACATCATgcaggcccagggcagaaatttagaAATTCATCAACAGGGACCCCTttggtatgggggcccagggcattTGCACTCTTTGCACCCCCTAATGCTAGCACTGTACCAAGGAGATGAGGGTGGAGTGTCTTAacggaggggagaaggagaaagagaaacaagcagacagtaTCTTGTTGATAAAGTTTCCTGAATTTGAAGAGCTGAGACTTTAAAGTATTTTTGACATAAGAATGTCTTTCCTCTAGTTTCACACTCCCTCACCTACATGTACACCGCCACGTATGACCACACGGGACTGCTAGACTTCATGGCAGAGGGGCAAGTGGACGATGTCCTCATTGATGGCTACAACAGAGAGACCCAGAGGAAGGTCCCGAGGCAACGGTGGATGGAGGAGGCCCTGGAGCCTGAGTACTGGGAGCGAGGCAGCCAGAGTCGGCGGAAGAAAGAGCTCTGGTTCCAGCAAAACGTGGAGATCCTAAGGAGGAGAACCAATGAAAGCAGAGGTGAGAGACCTACAGGGTTTGCTCTAATCCTCTCGTCATCATCAACCTAGAGCTTGTCTTGATGATATTAAGGTTATATTTGAAAACAatggtccgcccccccccccccccccattcatagaGAGGAATATTAGCGGTTAAATGTTAGTATAGTAAATAAGATGGAAAATGACTAAATGCTGTCTTTACCAGATGCAGGAAACTGTTATTAGACAGAAACATGTTTGGAAGAGAACAAGAAAGTGAATTTGATGCATGCAGATGTCTGAGCATACTGATGATGTATGGAACAATGCAAGATAGTTCCGCATTCCTATAAATGACAGATTTTTACTAGAACCACTAGCAGTTTTGGAAAGTACCCTGAATCCCCTGAACTTGCAGATGTAAGcagagtaacatagcaaatgacggcagataaagacctgaacagtccatccagtctgcccaacaagataaactcattttacatggtatgtgatacttgatatgtatacccgagtttgatttgtccttgctattctcagggcacagaccatagaagtctgcccagcactgttcctgtattaaaagttctgaagctaacgtcgaagccccttaaaatttacactctagcccatccgtatctattcagtcatgatcagggcacagaccatagaagtccgccctgcaccggttttactctccaaataccggcgtcaccacccaatctccgctaagattccatggaaccattccttctaaagaggattcctttgtgtgtatcccacgcatgtttgaattccattatcgttttcatctccaccacctcccatgagagggcattccatgtatctaccaccctttctatgaaaaaatacttcctgacattactcctgagtctgccccccttcaacctcaattcatgtcctctagttctaccacctttccgtcttcggaaaaggttcgtttgcgggttaatacctttcaaatatttgaacgtctgcatcatgtcacccctgtttctcctttcctccaaggtatacatgttcaggtcagcaagtctctcctcgtacggtttgcaacacaaatcccataccatttttgtagcttttctttgcaccgcttctagtctttttacatctttagcaagatacggcctccaaaactgaacacagtactccaagtgggacctcaccaatgatttgtagaggggcatcaacacctcctttcttctgctggttatacccctctctatgcagcctagcatccttctggccatggccgtcgccttgtcacattgtttcttcaccttcatatcctccgacaccaataccccaaggtctgtctcctgaatcgagcttactaatctctcccctcctattcggtatctctcttttgggtttctacaccccaaattattattattatttattgcatttgtatcccacattcccccacctatttgcaggctcaatgtggcttacatagatttgataacattgtcataacaggatatcggatacaattagtaatgcatcactctgcactttagAGTTAGAAGTTACAGATGTAAGGTTTCTTATAGtttcatatataaaatataatgtGAAACCTTCAGACAAGTGATCCCCAAACCACTttcattattaaattttaactgccagaccctcaaccattcttctaacttttggagaacccttctcattgtttctactccctccagggtatccactctattggctatctttgtgtcattcgcaaaaaggcaaacctttccttccaacccttcagcattatctctcacaaatatattaaacaaaatgggccccagcactgacccctgagggaccccactgctcaccatcctttcctccgagcggattccatttaccaccagcctctgccacctgtcggtcaaccagttttctatccagttcaccacttttggtcctaaattcagccctttcagcttattcacgagtgtTCTGTGGGGGACtgaatcaaaggctttgctgaaatccaagtagattacatctagcgcacggccttcatccatttcttttgtcacccagtcaaagaagtcaatgagattcgtttggcaggattttccttggtaaagccatgttgcctcgggtcctgtaacccgtcagcttctagaaagttaactatcctttctttcagcagcgactccattatttttcctaccaccgacatgagacttaccagtccatagtttcccacttcttccctgtctccacttttgtgaagcgggaccacatccgctcgtctccaatctcgcggaacctctcccgtctctaaagatctattaaatacatctttaagaggtccccgccaggacctccctgagctcctgtATATGTATCCCAATATAACATAGCCAAtgatttttcaaagtttgtgtcccATGATTTGTAATGTGACCAGTTAATTTATGACTTAATGCATTTTTAATAAAAAGCAGAAGACCTGAGGGATTTTGAGACAGTTCTGGGTGAACTCACTGTCATTAAGTGAGACCCACGCTCTCTCCCAAAGGCTTTTGATGTATACAtattggtggtgtgtgtgtgtgtgtttgtgtatttttttCCTTTGGCCTTCTAGAGATTGAAGTAAAGAGCCGGGTATTTAACCTGGCCTGATGAGGTCTTAGGCAAtcagtctctctctgtccctcccagGTAGGGGGTCATCTCTAACCCTCTCACCATCAGTCCAAAGCgtttctctctgtccctccctggTGACAGGGTTAGAGATGGTcccctatctctcccttctctcagtGGTTTACACTCTGTCCCACACTAACCCttatttcttccctccccttaggAATTCAAACTCTGTGAtccacaaagggagggaggaaatagGAACTGGTGAGACACTCTGTCCCACACTACTCCCCATCTGCCTTTTCTCCTCAAGGAATCTGTGTTCCTCGCTGTCCCACAAGagacctctgtctctccctttcccttaggGATTCACACCCTGCAGTGGTCACATGGTTGTGAGCTGACAGAAGACGGCATTGTCCACGGGATAAGTAACTTTGCTTACGATggcagagacttcctggtctttGACAAGAGCAACCTGCGCTGGATCGCTGCCTCGCCCTATGCAGAGGTGACCCGACACAAGTGGAATGCTGATGGAGAGCAAAACCAAGCACTGCAGGGGTACCTGGAAGGGGAGTGTCTCAAATGGCTGAAGACGTTCCTGAATTTTGGAAAGACGGTGTTTAAGAGACAGGGTAAGGCAGAGGCATCCCATGAGTCTGAAGCAAAGATCATTCTAACTGCAATTCTCTTTCTGTCTCTGTCATTGCCTCTTTGAActgtctctttttctcttcctaaGCCCTCTTCTTCTTTCTCCCATCTCTAGTTTTATCTTCCAACTCACTCCATCTCTCACTGTCTCTCCCATgtcacagctgctcctcaggtgaaCATTACAAACTGGAACAGCGATGATGGTGCCACCCTGGTCCTCTCCTGTTTGGCTACCGGGTTCTACCCTCCCACCCTCCGTATGACCTGGCTCCACAATGAGAGCGACATCGGACAACCACAAAGGCCTCCCAGGGACATTCTCCCCAACTCGGATGGTACCTACCAACTGCGAGCGACCCTCCATCTTACCGCCTTGGAAGACGGGGGTCCTTATAGTTGCCGTGTGGAGCATGAGGCACTGGAAGAGCCACAGATCGTGGTCTGGGGTAAGAGTAGCAGCGAATGGCTAACCAGGGAGGCACTGGAGTGAAGGGATGGAATTTGGTGGGTGAACTGTGGAAAATAGCTCTGAAAATTGTCCTCTGAGAGTCTTTACTTTTCTACAATAGACTAAAGACTTATACGGACAAGAGAAATCAATAGcattcactgcccccccccccccccaacgtccTTCCAATTCTTCCTATCAGCCATCTCCATTCTCACTGACCCCTTCTGCCCCATCTTAAAAGCTCCTTCTACATCTCCCTTCTTCACCACAACTCCACCTATCAACCCATTCTACTTCTCCCCTCCTCACCCTAACTTTATCCATCAGCCCGTTCAACTTCTCCCAACCTCACCCCAACTTTATCCATCAGCTCATTCTACTTCTCCCCTCCTCACGCCCCAACTTCATCCATTAGCCCCTTCCACCCCTTCTCCTCTCCTCACCCCCCCAACTCCATCCCTCAGCCCATTCTACTTCTCCCAACCTCACCCCAACTTTATCAGTTCATTCTACTTCTCCCCTCCTCACTCCCCAACTTCATCCATTagcccctttcaccccttcttCCCTACTCTCACAAACCCCTTCTACCCCATCCTATAAGCCCCTCACTCAGTTCCATTCCAAAAGGCAGGAACCAGTAACACACAATTTCTTCCAGCCAGGTTTTCTCTTGGACTTTCCCATAAACTTCAGCAGACATCTAATCGCCTAATCTTCACTCAGAGCCCAGGTCAGATATTTGGGAGGGTCCCCAAAACCTCAGTGCCTCATTCAGCTTCAAATAGGTCTGGGGCCCCCTGTTGCGTAGGAACCTAGAGCCATCACCCCCTTAATGCCAACCCTGCCTTCAGTACCTCAAACCCCTTCATCCCAACCCAATTAACGCCTCTCAAATCTTTTATCTCCATGTTCAGATCCTCAGACTGCGAGAGGCAGGGACACCCGGCCTGGCATTGCAGTCGGTGTGATGTTCAGTACTCTTATCCTCCTGGCGCTGGTGGCAGCTGCTGCCACAGCCATTCTCATCATCAAGAGACGAggtgagagaggtagggagggaatGGAAAGACAGGGCTCCAGTCCACTCATACCGTGACCTCAGGGTTTGTGGTCCTGTCCTCGCTCTATCAGCTTCCACCAGAGGAAACCGTTCACATTGCTCAGAAGTTCTTGCATCTTCTACGGCGGATGAACCTCTTCACAACTTATACCTTTCTATTTCTTTTTCCTCCTAGGAGGGAACACCGGGTCTTTGGAAATTCTCACTGATGGTAAGAGATGCTCAACCACCTTGGATTAAATTCTGTCCCCTACTTTGCTTGACATTCAAGGGTAGGTGGGCTGTGGGCAGGACCTCTCACACTGGGTAATACATTTGGGGGGGCAGTTCTAACAGTGGGCATCTCCTTATAGGTGTGCAGTGAAAGCCTATCTTATAACagtatctgggcacccagattccattataggacTGGCATATCTAGTCTCTGCTGGAGGCAGCCATTTTGTGTGGCAGAAGAGCACAGAGGAAGTGATATCACACTTTGCTCTGCTGGGACAAAATGGATGCTCCCCAGCAGTATCGACAGGAAACTCTTTTAGAAAACGCTCACCTGACTGGATAAGGGAGTGCCCAAAAATGTGAACATGAAGCCTCTTTAATAAAAGTCTCTGTTTTTTATCCTTTCTGGTTCTTTCCTTTCCCTGCAGAAGACTCCACGGCCTCAATGGTCTTGTGACCCATTGGGGCCTACTTGAAGGACCGCTGCCACCTCAGATGCTGCTAGACATGTTCAAGAGGGAAACCACAGTTCCAGGGACTTGGACAAGTCACTGAGCCTTCTTGAGGGAGGGCTATGGAGGTGACATTCAGTCTGATACAAGCCATAGAAGGGGACAAGAGACGGAAATAATCTTTATCATGATGCATAAGGATGACAACATTGACCATGGAGGCCCCTCAGGGGTATGAAGGTGACTTTGACTAATAACCCCACACTTCTCCTTCTCCTCACAAACTGAAAGTTCAAACTGCGTTTCCCCCAGGAGAACAGAAAGTGGTGTGACGCCGTGCCTGGTGTGTGATTACAGGGTATAAAGGTTCGTACTGGGCATTAAAACCTTAAACAAACAGGGACAAAACTAAATTTTCAATCATAACCAATCCTCACTGTGCCTCAGTTTACAACAGTTTTACGATAAATCATATAATTTACCCTCTAGAATCCAAGTTAAAAATACTAAGGGTAATAATTGACCAATACCTACATTTTGAAGATCATGTAAACGCTGTAACAAGTAAGGACTTCAAAACTCTTTGGAAATGAAAAAAGAATAAAGCCATTTTTTACAACAGAAACTTTTCACTCATTAGTCAAGGCATTAATACTCTCCCAAATAAATTATTGCAATGCTATTTATATAGGTAACGAAGAATGGTTATTAGAGAAAATGTAAACAACATTAAATGCTGTGGGAAGATTGATCTATAATGTCTCTAAATTTGAGAAAGTGTCTCCACTCCACATaacactacattggcttccaataaaggCTACTGGTCTTCAAAACCTGCACCTTTCATTTACGAAATACTATACtggatgacacccaactgtatacAAGATATTATAGCAGACAGCAAGGGTCCAAAAGAAAATAgagcaacaaagaaaaagcacagaagggcctccagaactggaacaacGGTACAGCCTTTACtgaaagtgacccgacacgggccgtgttttggcgttcACACAGAACCTCACTGTGAGTTTTCAGAGGCGTCCAGCACCGTTCACCTTGGATTGTAGAACGGTTCTTTTGAACCTCGATATGAAGCATTTGGTACAATCAGTTTGGAACTGTTAAGAATTAGAAGAAATATTCatctcgacccctgaggcaggcgctggtgagcgctgaaacacggcccgtgtcgggtcactttcaATAAAgactgtaccattgttccagttctggaggccttTTTGTGCATTTTGTGTGTTgttacaagcagtggcgtagctatgggggggccacgggggactgggccccccccccccaacaaattgtctctggtgccccccgtttggctggcgggagtccccgactccaacccccgccagctgaagcgtttatctgtccagcgctggtcttgcACTTGCGTCCTCTTCTGTTTCCAGTTGCGCCATGCATGCTctccttttaatgaaactgagcatgctcagtttcattaaaacgaacgTGCAGTGCATGGcgcgctgaaaacaggagaggacgCAAGTGCGAGACCAACGCGGGacagataaatgcttcagctggcgggagttggggacccccaccagcgaaGGTACCTTGCATtggtggcagcagcgggggggatCGGAAGCGGTGGGGGagatgggctaaaatgtgcccccccccactttgggctctggacccccctcccgccgagatctagctatgcccctggttacaAGATATGATTGACCTTCCAACCTGTAATGCAATACCCAGGTTCTAGAGACTCTCTTGTTCTTCACTTTcccaactattaaaaaaaaccccataaaatataaatcaatacgCACCAAAGGACTCTCTCATGTTGATACTAAATGGAAATAAGATTCATCAATAATTAACTAACCTTCTGTAAATTACTAAAAACTTTCCTTTTCAAAAGGTTTCTACTACAAGATGTTAACTAATGTCAACACACTGGCCTAAAACTTGTCTACTGTATTCCTGTATTCATATGACCTTTAAAATTGAGCCGATATTTTTCTTtgtataatgtgggatataaatatcaataaataaatatataaaatccaCGGGCCCTGTAGTCAAAGGTTTTATTCTCCCAAAAAAACTATTTGTCTTGTTTTCCTAAAACATTTTGGTAAAACAAGACAATATCAGGGAACAAATGCTCAATTGCTCTAAGATACATTTTATCTTCACAGATCTCCTTAGCAGTTTTCAGCAATTCTTCTTTATTTGGAGCAGACTGCAAAACAAGGATACCTCTGTTCATTTTTGCAGGGTCCAAATACCAATAAAGCCAACTTTTTTTGTATGGTTCTGGCTTTTCATCGTCAATGCAGCCATCTTCCCATAGAGGACGTAATGTCTTAAGAGGCATTTCTGGAGAGTCTTCTGCCAAGCCAATCTCATCAAACATCACAACTGAAGCAAATTTTTCCAGGTTTTGGTTTCTTTGAAACTATGCACAATGCCTGAATGTGGAGATGATACTCTCAGGTACACTGGAAGGATACCAACTGGATCTGCTTACATTTTTTGAACAAATCTATATAGGACAAATTCCCTTGCATTGCATCAGCGGctataagcagtatagaatgttttgtactttttggggatcttgccaggtatttgtgacctggattggccactgttggaaacaggatgctgggcttgatggacctttggtctctcccagtatggcaacgcttatgtacttatgtacttgggattctgaatggaatcttgctactctttggggttctacatggaatgttgctacactttgaaattctgcatggaatcttgttattctttagagttctagaatcttggtactctttggggttctacatggaatgttgctactatttgggtttctgccaggaagctgggcttgatagacccttggtctttcccagtatggcaacacttattttgAGAGTTCAGCTCCTAAATTGTCCTCTTTGATAATTTACTAGGGCTAAGTgactaaggtgtccttttacaaaggcacgctgaaaaatggcctgtggtagtgtaggcgtgggttttgggtgtgcgcggaaacatttttcagtgcacatgtaaaaaaaatggcttttaaatttttttgctgaaaatggatgtgcatccattttgggtctgagaccttactgccaaccattgacctagcagtaaagtctcatgcggtaaccaggtggtaatgacctatgcgcgtcaactgccacttggcgcacatctgataCGCGCTTCcgaaaataataattatttttcagacctgcgccaaaaatgatattaccgcaagagccacgtggtagccaggtggtaactccattttggcacgcattgggcacacatagacgcttacgcagcttagtaaaaggacccctaagggccgtttactaaggtgcactccttgagtggaggagtggcctagtggttagggtggtggactttggtcctggggaactgagtttgattcccacttcaggcgcaggcagccccttgtgactctgggcaagtcacttaaaccctccattgccccatgtaagccgcattgagcctgccatgagtgggaaagcacggggtataaatgtaacaaacaaaaaaatgtttagtaTGAGCTaagaattagcatgcgctaacgctagagacacccataagaatatatgggtgtctcaagCATTAGCGTGAGCtataaatgctagcgtgcctacagcgcggcttagtaaacagggccctaaatttataatcaaaatttcactaaactcctaaatttaagaattttttttatttaaatgagtGACAACAGGAGTAGATTTTGGACTGGAAAAATATttgggagcttagcactgattttcagcactaggttcATAAATCTACGTAAACGAAcgacaggcctaaatttataatatGAATTTTCAGCTAGAAAGGTAGGATGCTAAGTTTGGCTGACCGTAGGGCACAGATTTAGGAGTAACCTGGGAGCTCAGTGTTTTCTGAAAAGCAGACCCCAGGTTTCTTGGTCCATTTGCGGTGTCCTATTTCTTCTTTATGCCACAAGATGGCGCCATCAACTAAGAAAAACAATGTTTGGCTGGGCCCTCTTTTATACTCATCCCACTACTCACACCAACGCTTCTGTCATTTGGTATAGTTTTAGGAGATGGAACCTGATGTGATTAATTTTGATAACAGGGTCTCCTTAGCTCTTGaagatgggggggaggaggaggaggaaaaacagtTGCAGCTTATTTCATATCACATCCCTGGGGTTGGGGAAGGGTGTGAACTGAGAACAGTTTTTACTAATACGATTTTCATAATGAGCTATGTCTTCCGCTTCCTTTCCATAAGATGGGCGGCACTCTGAGCTCAGCCCCTCCAGCctggttaaacccctttgaatattgacccccccccccctcagagtttAAGAACCCGAGTGTTGGCCTTAGTCTTCAGCCATTTACATTATTGCAATTCCTTGCAGTTTTTCATTATACTGTTTAAAACGACTACAATGAATACATAATGCTGCAGTGAAACTGATTCATAACGATATATGTCAGACCATGTAGCACTGTTATTATCTCAGGAACGTTGGTTACCCCTGTGTAGTAAAGTGCAACATACTGTACCTACCATAATGGCACTGCAGCCCATTTACCAATCATCTTATtccatacacccccccccccccccccactacagatgtcaaagaaataaagcactaACTCTGATAGCATCACAGAAAAGGGGTTTTATTACACCAGTGCTGAGAGACAGGGAGTCAGGAATCAGATTCCCTGTCTAAAATACACAGCTTTGGGCTgatttctttaatttgtaatgtgtcaatttgtattctgtattttttaatcttttcattactt carries:
- the LOC115466196 gene encoding class I histocompatibility antigen, F10 alpha chain-like isoform X3, which gives rise to MVFAALGGRRPGCYHAILGSLAVLTLCGRGVVPVSHSLTYMYTATYDHTGLLDFMAEGQVDDVLIDGYNRETQRKVPRQRWMEEALEPEYWERGSQSRRKKELWFQQNVEILRRRTNESRGIHTLQWSHGCELTEDGIVHGISNFAYDGRDFLVFDKSNLRWIAASPYAEVTRHKWNADGEQNQALQGYLEGECLKWLKTFLNFGKTVFKRQAAPQVNITNWNSDDGATLVLSCLATGFYPPTLRMTWLHNESDIGQPQRPPRDILPNSDGTYQLRATLHLTALEDGGPYSCRVEHEALEEPQIVVWGGNTGSLEILTDEDSTASMVL
- the LOC115466196 gene encoding class I histocompatibility antigen, F10 alpha chain-like isoform X2; its protein translation is MVFAALGGRRPGCYHAILGSLAVLTLCGRGVVPVSHSLTYMYTATYDHTGLLDFMAEGQVDDVLIDGYNRETQRKVPRQRWMEEALEPEYWERGSQSRRKKELWFQQNVEILRRRTNESRGIHTLQWSHGCELTEDGIVHGISNFAYDGRDFLVFDKSNLRWIAASPYAEVTRHKWNADGEQNQALQGYLEGECLKWLKTFLNFGKTVFKRQAAPQVNITNWNSDDGATLVLSCLATGFYPPTLRMTWLHNESDIGQPQRPPRDILPNSDGTYQLRATLHLTALEDGGPYSCRVEHEALEEPQIVVWDPQTARGRDTRPGIAVGVMFSTLILLALVAAAATAILIIKRRGGNTGSLEILTDDSTASMVL
- the LOC115466196 gene encoding class I histocompatibility antigen, F10 alpha chain-like isoform X1, which translates into the protein MVFAALGGRRPGCYHAILGSLAVLTLCGRGVVPVSHSLTYMYTATYDHTGLLDFMAEGQVDDVLIDGYNRETQRKVPRQRWMEEALEPEYWERGSQSRRKKELWFQQNVEILRRRTNESRGIHTLQWSHGCELTEDGIVHGISNFAYDGRDFLVFDKSNLRWIAASPYAEVTRHKWNADGEQNQALQGYLEGECLKWLKTFLNFGKTVFKRQAAPQVNITNWNSDDGATLVLSCLATGFYPPTLRMTWLHNESDIGQPQRPPRDILPNSDGTYQLRATLHLTALEDGGPYSCRVEHEALEEPQIVVWDPQTARGRDTRPGIAVGVMFSTLILLALVAAAATAILIIKRRGGNTGSLEILTDEDSTASMVL